The following proteins are encoded in a genomic region of Glycine soja cultivar W05 chromosome 17, ASM419377v2, whole genome shotgun sequence:
- the LOC114393456 gene encoding LOW QUALITY PROTEIN: subtilisin-like protease SBT2.4 (The sequence of the model RefSeq protein was modified relative to this genomic sequence to represent the inferred CDS: inserted 2 bases in 1 codon), with protein sequence MSFLVVAITCSQEEQSIYLAARLRSSLGVKLVEKDRGAKMTTTYTPEFLSLRKGIWAQEGGDRNAGDEVVIGFVDSGINALHPSFAYDPMHPFSSNLSHFEGATCETGPLFPPSSCNGKIVAAKYFSAGAEATVTLNASKDFLSPFDADGHGSHVASVAAGNAGVPVVVNGFFYGNASGMAPRARIAVYKAIFPSVGTLADVIAAIDQAVLDGVDILSLSVGPNEPPENNVTFLSMFDIXLLFARKAGVFVVQAAGNKGPASSSVVSFGPWSVGVAACTTDRRYPASLLGNGSLLNGAGLSGPTFGNGCVLHKFVLAKDAVKTNEATLEYIEECQHPEVLGPNIVMGNIIICTFSAGFNNGTSTLDAIIGTSKALGLEGFILVANPNYGDYIAEPIPFDVSGILIPRVDDAKVILQYYEEQTKRDMKGTATEFGAMAAVGEGRVASFTGRSPVVSRFSSRGPDIIDMHNNLADVLKPDILAPGHQIWAAWTPISALEPMIKGHDFALLSGTSMSTPHLAGIAALIKQYNPLWTPSMIASAISTTSSKYDNLGEHMMAEGFEASSLLPSTPFEYGAGLVSPNCAIDPGLVLSSEHEDFISFLCSLPNMDTDAIIAATGDQCNHPYAYPFSLNLPSVTISALRGSVSVWRTLMSVGNNTETYLASVQPPKGTKAYLYPTWFTISPQGTQDLEIQLSVIQPMSNFTFGEIVLTGNLNHIVRITLSVLAISV encoded by the exons GCTGCAAGACTAAGAAGTAGCCTAGGAGTTAAGTTGGTAGAGAAAGACAGAGGAGCGAAGATGACGACAACATACACACCTGAGTTTCTAAGTTTACGAAAAGGAATATGGGCGCAAGAAGGAGGAGACAGAAACGCAGGTGATGAAGTTGTCATTGGTTTTGTGGACAGTGGCATCAACGCACTTCATCCCAGCTTTGCTTACGATCCCATGCACCCTTTCTCATCAAATCTCTCACATTTTGAGGGTGCCACCTGTGAGACGGGTCCTCTCTTCCCACCTAGTTCTTGCAATGGAAAGATAGTAGCAGCCAAGTACTTCTCTGCTGGGGCTGAAGCTACTGTTACCCTAAATGCTTCCAAGGATTTTCTTTCAccctttgatgcagatggaCATGG CAGTCATGTCGCATCTGTTGCTGCTGGAAATGCTGGTGTTCCTGTTGTGGTGAACGGTTTTTTCTATGGAAACGCTAGCGGAATGGCGCCACGTGCAAG GATTGCTGTTTATAAGGCTATCTTTCCCTCCGTGGGAACTCTAGCAGATGTTATTGCAGCTATCGATCAA GCTGTTCTGGATGGGGTGGATATCTTATCACTCTCTGTTGGACCAAATGAACCACCAGAAAACAACGTGACCTTCTTGAGCATGTTTGATAT TCTGTTATTTGCACGAAAAGCGGGAGTTTTTGTGGTGCAAGCTGCAGGGAACAAGGGTCCAGCATCTTCAAGTGTAGTGTCATTCGGTCCCTGGAGTGTTGGTGTTGCCGCTTGCACCACAGACAGAAGGTACCCTGCTTCACTTCTTGGAAATGGCTCATTACTTAATGGCGCAGGACTCTCAG GACCAACTTTTGGAAATGGATGTGTTTTGCATAAGTTTGTTTTAGCTAAGGATGCAGTAAAAACAAATGAAGCAACTCTGGAGTACATAGAGGAGTGCCAACATCCAGAAGTCTTGGGCCCTAATATAGTGATGGGAAATATCATTATCTGCACCTTTTCAGCGGGCTTCAATAATGGAACCTCAACTCTTGATGCTATTATTGGAACCTCGAAGGCTCTAGGGTTGGAGGGCTTTATCTTAGTTGCAAACCCAAACTATGGAGATTATATTGCAGAGCCAATCCCTTTTGATGTTTCTGGTATTCTGATTCCCCGTGTAGATGATGCCAAG GTAATATTACAGTATTATGAAGAGCAAACAAAGAGGGATATGAAAGGAACTGCCACAGAGTTTGGTGCTATGGCAGCTGTGGGAGAAGGAAGAGTTGCCTCTTTCACCGGGAGATCACCTGTAGTTAGTAGATTTTCTTCAAGGGGTCCAGATATCATTGACATGCACAATAATCTTGCAGATGTACTTAAACCTGATATTCTTGCTCCAGGGCATCAAATATGGGCAGCATGGACCCCCATCAGTGCCTTAGAACCTATGATCAAAg GGCATGATTTTGCATTATTGTCTGGTACCAGCATGTCCACACCTCATTTGGCTGGAATAGCAGCACTTATAAAGCAATACAATCCATTATGGACTCCATCTATGATAGCATCTGCAATCTCCACAACAAGCTCAAAGTATGATAATCTTGGAGAGCATATGATGGCTGAAGGCTTTGAGGCCAGCAGCTTGCTTCCCTCCACTCCTTTTGAATATGGGGCAGGCTTGGTGAGCCCCAATTGTGCCATTGATCCCGGTTTGGTACTATCATCAG AACATGAAGACTTCATCAGCTTCTTGTGCTCTTTGCCAAACATGGACACGGATGCAATAATTGCAGCTACTGGTGACCAATGCAATCACCCTTATGCCTATCCATTCAGTCTAAACCTTCCTTCAGTAACAATATCTGCACTAAGAGGATCAGTTTCTGTGTGGAGAACTTTAATGAGTGTGGGGAACAACACAGAGACATACTTGGCCTCTGTTCAACCTCCAAAGGGAACAAAAGCCTACCTGTATCCAACTTGGTTTACCATAAGTCCACAAGGAACACAGGATTTGGAAATTCAACTCAGTGTCATCCAACCAATGTCGAATTTTACCTTTGGTGAAATTGTTTTAACAGGAAATTTGAACCACATTGTACGAATAACGTTGTCAGTTTTAGCAATTTCGGTGTAA